In Holophagales bacterium, one DNA window encodes the following:
- a CDS encoding nucleotide sugar dehydrogenase: MPTHPFLEKLAAHQTKVGILGLGYVGLPLALVFGEGGYDVLGFDVDPAKVAALSRGECYIRHLEAARFAALGAAGKFSATTDFARLAEADALLICVPTPLTPQREPDLSYVVKTAEQIAATLRPGQLVILESTTYPGTTDEVVRGILDRTGLVAGRDYFLAFSPEREDPGNPKYGTANIPKVVGGVDALSGDLAEALYGAVLPRVVRVSTSRAAEATKLVENIFRAVNIALVNELKIVYDRMGIDVWEVLDAAATKPFGFMRFSPGPGLGGHCIPLDPFYLSWKAREFGVVPKFIELAGEVNTGMPEYVVAKLASGLNRQGKPVKGSRVLVLGLAYKKDIDDPRESPAFEVIEKLLHLEAVVSYHDPHIPVAPKMRSWPDLPEMRSIALDAATLAAQDAVMIVTDHGAVDYDLVATHAALVVDTRGVYRTPRANVVKA, encoded by the coding sequence ATGCCAACCCATCCTTTCCTCGAAAAGCTCGCCGCCCACCAGACCAAGGTCGGCATCCTCGGCCTCGGCTACGTCGGTCTGCCGCTCGCCCTCGTCTTCGGCGAGGGCGGCTACGACGTGCTCGGCTTCGACGTCGATCCCGCGAAGGTCGCCGCGCTTTCCCGCGGCGAGTGCTACATCCGCCATCTGGAGGCGGCGCGCTTCGCCGCGCTCGGCGCCGCCGGCAAGTTCTCGGCGACCACCGACTTCGCGCGCCTCGCCGAAGCCGATGCGCTGTTGATCTGCGTGCCGACGCCGCTGACGCCCCAGCGCGAGCCCGACCTGAGCTATGTCGTCAAGACCGCCGAGCAGATCGCCGCGACGCTGCGTCCGGGGCAACTCGTCATCCTCGAGTCGACCACCTACCCCGGCACCACCGACGAGGTGGTGCGCGGCATCCTCGATCGCACCGGGCTCGTCGCCGGTCGCGACTACTTCCTCGCCTTCTCCCCGGAGCGCGAGGACCCGGGCAACCCCAAGTACGGCACCGCGAACATTCCGAAGGTGGTGGGGGGCGTCGACGCGCTCTCGGGCGACCTCGCCGAGGCGCTGTACGGTGCCGTGTTGCCGCGGGTCGTGCGCGTCAGCACGTCGCGCGCCGCCGAGGCGACGAAGCTCGTCGAGAACATCTTCCGCGCCGTCAACATCGCCCTGGTCAACGAGCTGAAGATCGTCTACGACCGGATGGGCATCGACGTCTGGGAGGTGCTCGACGCCGCCGCCACCAAGCCGTTCGGCTTCATGCGCTTCTCGCCGGGCCCCGGACTGGGAGGGCACTGCATCCCGCTCGATCCCTTCTACCTCTCGTGGAAGGCCCGCGAGTTCGGGGTGGTCCCGAAGTTCATCGAGCTCGCCGGCGAGGTCAACACCGGGATGCCGGAGTACGTCGTCGCCAAGCTCGCCAGCGGGCTCAACCGGCAGGGCAAGCCGGTGAAGGGAAGCCGAGTCCTCGTCCTCGGGCTCGCCTACAAGAAAGACATCGACGATCCGCGCGAGAGCCCGGCCTTCGAGGTGATCGAGAAGCTCCTGCACCTCGAGGCGGTGGTGAGCTACCACGACCCGCACATCCCGGTGGCGCCGAAGATGCGCTCCTGGCCCGATCTGCCCGAGATGCGTTCGATCGCGCTCGATGCCGCGACGCTCGCGGCGCAGGATGCGGTGATGATCGTCACCGACCATGGCGCCGTCGACTACGATCTCGTGGCGACGCACGCGGCCCTGGTCGTCGACACGCGGGGTGTCTACCGCACCCCCCGGGCGAACGTGGTGAAGGCCTGA
- a CDS encoding tetratricopeptide repeat protein, whose product MSALVLVGGLAAAPLVAQQPADPFYLNLLRDGQHELERGDPRAAARDLRLACFGLLDLPPQLGACLVHLGLAQAALDDREAFRGTFTRLLEVEERFEGYAKATLSEAVRSSFEDRVAAWIEPSLLESAPRFSRVAEKRAATELAKLPERERLRELERRAAADPGDARARLQLAELELARGRGERAVDRLAGLADQVDGGRVGCLRGEALALADRCPEALAAFAQCPDLSPAARPAARRLRCLIETSRLDDAAAFLDHLAPAASGSAEVAGLRRDLERRRAAAGRSTVPTPASPPKVMATATPVPPPATEPGSRESQRLTVQSAAKPAQAAGTPAGTNVAAPSSAPPTQRQPTLAAPTPAPTPAPTRMPAPTRTPAPTPTPVPMPPPAPASPGVATPAPADVEALQAYRAAFRAATRIGELEGLLRQVVPLAERLPSYGPAQELAGEVAYRASRWQDAVTYLERAGPSPDRRPELVFYLAVSRFESGDVAGARDTLRPALARLARSPFVDGYVKKILGE is encoded by the coding sequence ATGTCCGCGCTCGTTCTCGTCGGGGGGCTCGCCGCGGCGCCTCTCGTCGCCCAGCAGCCCGCCGACCCGTTCTACCTGAACCTCCTGCGCGACGGCCAGCACGAGCTCGAGCGCGGTGACCCTCGGGCGGCGGCGCGCGATCTGCGCCTGGCCTGTTTCGGTTTGCTCGACCTGCCGCCGCAGCTCGGTGCCTGTCTGGTTCATCTCGGCCTCGCCCAGGCGGCGCTCGACGATCGCGAGGCGTTCCGCGGGACCTTCACCCGTCTGCTCGAAGTCGAGGAGCGCTTCGAGGGCTATGCCAAGGCCACCCTCTCCGAGGCGGTCCGCTCGAGCTTCGAGGATCGCGTCGCCGCCTGGATCGAGCCGTCCCTGCTCGAGAGCGCGCCGCGCTTCTCCCGCGTCGCCGAGAAGCGGGCCGCCACCGAGCTGGCGAAGCTGCCGGAGCGCGAGCGCCTGCGTGAGCTCGAGCGCCGGGCCGCCGCCGATCCCGGAGACGCCCGCGCGAGGTTGCAACTGGCCGAGCTCGAGCTGGCTCGGGGGCGCGGCGAGCGCGCCGTCGACCGTCTCGCCGGCCTCGCCGACCAGGTCGACGGCGGGCGGGTCGGCTGCCTGCGCGGAGAGGCGCTGGCGCTCGCCGACCGTTGCCCGGAGGCGCTGGCGGCCTTTGCCCAGTGCCCCGACCTGTCGCCGGCAGCCCGCCCGGCTGCGCGCCGGCTGCGCTGCCTGATCGAGACGTCGCGGCTTGACGATGCCGCCGCGTTCCTCGATCACCTCGCACCTGCTGCCTCCGGCAGCGCCGAGGTGGCCGGGCTGCGTCGCGACCTCGAGCGCCGGCGGGCCGCGGCCGGCAGAAGCACTGTCCCGACCCCGGCCTCGCCGCCGAAAGTGATGGCCACCGCCACCCCCGTGCCGCCCCCGGCGACCGAGCCGGGCTCGCGCGAGTCCCAGCGGCTGACGGTCCAGTCGGCGGCGAAACCTGCCCAGGCGGCTGGCACTCCGGCCGGCACGAACGTCGCCGCCCCGTCGAGCGCGCCGCCGACCCAGCGACAGCCCACCCTCGCGGCGCCAACCCCGGCGCCGACGCCGGCCCCGACAAGGATGCCAGCCCCGACGAGGACGCCGGCCCCGACGCCGACGCCGGTCCCGATGCCGCCGCCGGCCCCTGCCTCGCCCGGGGTGGCGACGCCGGCGCCGGCGGATGTCGAAGCGCTCCAGGCCTACCGCGCGGCCTTCCGGGCCGCGACGCGGATCGGCGAGCTGGAAGGACTGCTGCGGCAGGTCGTTCCGCTGGCCGAGCGCTTGCCGTCCTACGGGCCGGCTCAGGAGCTGGCGGGGGAGGTGGCGTATCGCGCTTCGCGCTGGCAGGACGCCGTGACCTACCTCGAACGCGCCGGCCCGAGCCCCGACCGGCGGCCCGAGCTCGTGTTCTATCTCGCCGTCTCGCGTTTCGAGTCCGGCGATGTCGCCGGCGCCCGCGACACGCTGCGGCCGGCGCTCGCGCGACTCGCTCGCAGCCCGTTCGTCGATGGCTATGTGAAGAAGATTCTCGGCGAATGA
- a CDS encoding UpxY family transcription antiterminator, with product MLKREPDLFPGDLFLVRDGRLPWWVAHVRSRQEKGLARHLLERQAPFYLPLAEKHVQRHGRERVSFLPLFPGYVFFRGSAEERLAALRSQLVVRTLDVRDQDLLHAELERIWRLQQAGERLVPHPYLGPGDEVDVVDGPLKGFSGVVLREAGQTRLVVSVTLLRRSVAAVVERDAIAPGIGSGAGTIHRVAG from the coding sequence TTGCTGAAGCGAGAGCCCGACCTCTTTCCCGGCGATCTCTTCCTCGTCCGCGACGGCCGCCTCCCGTGGTGGGTGGCCCACGTCCGCAGCCGCCAGGAAAAGGGGCTTGCTCGCCACCTGCTCGAACGCCAGGCGCCGTTCTACCTGCCGCTTGCCGAAAAGCACGTGCAGCGTCACGGGCGGGAGCGTGTCTCGTTTCTGCCGCTGTTCCCCGGCTATGTCTTCTTCCGTGGCAGCGCCGAAGAGCGGCTTGCCGCGCTGCGCAGCCAGCTCGTCGTGCGCACCCTCGACGTGCGCGACCAGGACCTGCTCCACGCCGAGCTCGAGCGGATCTGGCGCCTCCAGCAGGCCGGTGAACGGCTGGTTCCTCATCCCTATCTCGGGCCCGGCGACGAGGTCGACGTCGTCGACGGGCCGCTCAAGGGATTTTCCGGCGTCGTGCTCCGCGAAGCGGGGCAGACGCGACTCGTGGTCTCGGTCACCCTCCTGCGCCGCTCGGTCGCGGCTGTCGTCGAGCGCGATGCCATCGCGCCCGGCATCGGTAGTGGAGCCGGGACGATCCATCGCGTCGCGGGCTGA
- a CDS encoding polysaccharide biosynthesis/export family protein translates to MSRFSFTALAVSALLSLAGPAASQTPLTSTASYRIGPKDLLDIKVFEVAELNVERRVAEDGSVNLPLIGDVPAQGLTDSEFARRLKDLLEAKYVQRASVAVQVREFRSRPIVVLGAVKSPGNLAFSGRWTLLEALSAAGGLSGEHGDLIYILRRADNGLTDQVAVRVSDLLVKADPKANLPIFANDLINVPGVTTVTVFFLGEVTTRGAIAFRSDERITLLAGVARAGGLSDRASSDIAIKRKGSEGGQIEIKANFKRILAGKETDPELLEGDVVVVKESFF, encoded by the coding sequence ATGAGCCGTTTCTCGTTCACTGCGCTGGCGGTGTCGGCGTTGCTGTCGCTCGCCGGTCCTGCCGCGTCGCAGACCCCGCTCACCTCGACGGCGTCGTACCGGATCGGTCCGAAGGACCTGCTCGACATCAAGGTCTTCGAAGTCGCCGAGCTCAACGTCGAGCGCCGCGTCGCCGAGGACGGCTCGGTAAACCTGCCCCTGATCGGCGACGTGCCGGCCCAGGGCCTGACCGACAGCGAGTTCGCGCGGCGGCTCAAGGACCTGCTCGAAGCCAAGTACGTCCAGCGTGCCTCGGTGGCCGTCCAGGTGCGCGAGTTCCGCTCGCGACCGATCGTCGTCCTCGGCGCGGTGAAGAGCCCCGGCAACCTCGCCTTCTCCGGCCGCTGGACCCTGCTCGAAGCGCTCTCTGCCGCCGGCGGGCTCTCGGGGGAGCACGGCGACCTGATCTACATCCTGCGCCGTGCCGACAACGGCCTCACCGATCAGGTCGCGGTGCGCGTCAGCGACCTGCTGGTCAAGGCCGATCCCAAGGCGAACCTGCCGATCTTCGCCAACGACCTGATCAACGTCCCCGGGGTGACGACGGTCACCGTCTTCTTCCTCGGGGAGGTGACGACCCGCGGCGCGATCGCCTTCCGCAGCGACGAGCGAATCACCCTTCTCGCCGGCGTGGCCCGGGCCGGCGGTCTCTCGGACCGGGCCTCGAGCGACATCGCCATCAAGCGCAAGGGCTCCGAAGGCGGCCAGATCGAGATCAAGGCCAACTTCAAGCGGATCCTCGCCGGCAAGGAAACCGATCCCGAGCTCCTCGAGGGGGATGTCGTCGTCGTCAAGGAGTCCTTCTTTTGA
- a CDS encoding co-chaperone GroES: MRASANGASPFEHDNAGPSTPSWKESRPVKIRPLHDRVVVKRIEAQEQVRGGIIIPDTAKEKPQEAEVIAVGPGKVNDNGQRAPMDVKAGDRILIGKYSGSEIKLADDELVILREDEILAVLDK; encoded by the coding sequence ATGCGGGCGAGTGCTAACGGCGCTTCGCCTTTCGAACATGACAACGCAGGACCCTCAACCCCCAGCTGGAAGGAGAGTCGACCCGTGAAGATTCGTCCTCTGCACGATCGCGTCGTGGTCAAGCGAATCGAAGCCCAGGAGCAGGTTCGCGGCGGAATCATCATTCCCGATACCGCCAAGGAGAAGCCGCAGGAGGCCGAGGTCATCGCCGTCGGCCCCGGCAAGGTCAACGACAACGGTCAGCGGGCGCCGATGGACGTCAAGGCCGGCGACCGCATCCTCATCGGCAAGTACTCGGGCAGCGAGATCAAGCTGGCTGACGACGAGCTCGTCATCCTGCGCGAGGACGAGATCCTCGCCGTTCTCGACAAGTGA
- a CDS encoding O-antigen ligase family protein, protein MIRQALADARHRIPALALGALLLWAPLPFASITPRAAAALEIGGFLALALAASRAASLAPVRRSGWGAAALVAVALLGLVQSISWPRGLVHAISPQHLATVEPSRAVLGSTEPATLVPLSFDPATSRRTALGWISCAALLAAATLVGDERRHRRLLLATLLAAAVFEVLYGAQGWFASSTSIWGVEVPNTTARLRGTFVNADHLALYLEIALAVAFAWTYWTLRRSRDEPTVERRLLRLAPPLAVWALLFAGLTFTASRAGLAAAVGATLLQGLLTFRRHGRRRWVMVGAALLGVGIAAAATLGFEQAFGRWLGTSAYELTLNVRLEADLAAASLWAAYPALGTGLGAFADVFAAVQPRDGLVWGHLHNDWLELALTTGALGLAAFLGGLIPLVRRLVVVLRQGHRSEDRAAAIAALGALAAVAFHSLLDFGLTMPANAATLAIVVGAAAGARAGDIPRRTVEEPQDQG, encoded by the coding sequence ATGATACGACAGGCCCTTGCCGACGCCCGGCACCGCATCCCGGCGCTCGCCCTCGGCGCGTTGCTCCTCTGGGCACCGCTGCCGTTCGCCAGCATCACACCGCGGGCAGCGGCCGCACTGGAGATCGGCGGCTTTCTCGCCCTCGCCCTCGCCGCCAGCCGCGCCGCCTCGCTGGCGCCAGTTCGCCGCTCCGGCTGGGGCGCCGCGGCGCTCGTCGCCGTGGCCCTCCTGGGGCTCGTGCAGTCGATCTCCTGGCCGCGCGGCCTGGTGCACGCGATCTCGCCGCAGCATCTCGCGACGGTCGAGCCGAGCCGGGCGGTGCTCGGGAGCACCGAGCCGGCGACGCTCGTCCCGCTCTCCTTCGATCCGGCGACGTCCCGCCGGACCGCCCTCGGGTGGATCTCCTGCGCGGCCCTGCTGGCGGCCGCCACCCTGGTCGGCGACGAGCGTCGCCATCGGCGCCTGCTGCTCGCCACGCTGCTCGCCGCCGCCGTTTTCGAGGTCCTCTACGGTGCTCAGGGCTGGTTCGCCTCGTCGACCAGCATCTGGGGCGTCGAGGTGCCCAACACCACGGCACGGCTGCGCGGCACCTTCGTCAACGCCGACCATCTCGCGCTCTACCTCGAGATCGCCCTCGCCGTCGCGTTCGCCTGGACCTACTGGACGCTGCGACGGTCTCGCGACGAGCCGACGGTCGAGCGGCGCCTGTTACGCCTGGCGCCGCCACTCGCCGTCTGGGCGCTGCTCTTCGCCGGCCTGACCTTCACGGCTTCGCGTGCCGGCCTCGCCGCGGCGGTCGGCGCCACGCTGCTGCAGGGGCTGTTGACGTTTCGGCGGCACGGCCGGCGACGTTGGGTGATGGTCGGCGCGGCGCTGCTCGGCGTCGGCATCGCCGCGGCGGCGACGCTCGGCTTCGAACAGGCCTTCGGGCGCTGGCTCGGCACCTCGGCCTACGAGCTCACGCTGAACGTGCGGCTCGAGGCCGATCTCGCCGCAGCCTCGCTGTGGGCCGCCTACCCGGCGCTCGGGACGGGGCTCGGCGCCTTCGCCGACGTCTTCGCCGCCGTCCAGCCACGCGACGGTCTCGTCTGGGGACATCTGCACAACGACTGGCTCGAGCTCGCGCTGACGACCGGCGCGCTGGGCTTGGCGGCATTCCTCGGCGGATTGATCCCGCTCGTCCGGCGGCTGGTCGTCGTCCTCCGCCAGGGGCACCGCAGCGAGGACCGCGCCGCCGCCATCGCCGCCCTCGGCGCGCTCGCCGCCGTGGCGTTCCACTCGCTGCTCGATTTCGGCCTGACGATGCCCGCCAACGCGGCGACGCTGGCGATCGTCGTCGGTGCCGCCGCCGGGGCGCGGGCGGGAGACATCCCCAGGCGAACGGTCGAAGAGCCCCAAGATCAGGGATAG
- the groL gene encoding chaperonin GroEL (60 kDa chaperone family; promotes refolding of misfolded polypeptides especially under stressful conditions; forms two stacked rings of heptamers to form a barrel-shaped 14mer; ends can be capped by GroES; misfolded proteins enter the barrel where they are refolded when GroES binds) encodes MPAKQIIYSEEARAAILRGVNKLADAVKVTLGPKGRNVVIEKKFGSPSITKDGVTVAKEIELADPVENMGAQMVREVASKTSDVAGDGTTTATVLAQAIYREGAKNVTAGANPMELKRGIDLAVKAANGAIDKLAKPVEGKEIAHVGTISANNDPEIGRIIAEAMEKVGKDGVITVEEAKGLETTLEVVEGMQFDRGYLSPYFVTDAERMESVLEGAKILIYEKKISSMKDLLPILEQVARQGKPFLILAEDVEGEALATLVVNKLRGTLQISAVKAPGFGDRRKAMLEDIAILTGGKLISEDLGIKLENVKWEDLGDAKKVSITKDDTTIVTDTDDKKRREAIAGRVKQIRAQIEETTSDYDREKLQERLAKLVGGVAVIKVGAATETEMKERKARVEDAMHATKAAVEEGIVAGGGVALLRAIKAVDDVKAEGDVAVGVKIVRRALEEPSRQIAINAGEEGSIVVRDILSREGNVGYNAATDKYEDLVKAGVIDPAKVTKTALVNAASIAGLMLTTEAMISEIKEKEPKAGGPGGMPGGMGGMY; translated from the coding sequence ATGCCTGCCAAGCAGATCATCTACTCCGAAGAGGCGCGCGCCGCGATTCTCCGCGGCGTCAACAAGCTGGCCGACGCGGTCAAGGTCACGCTCGGCCCCAAGGGCCGCAACGTGGTCATCGAGAAGAAGTTCGGCTCGCCGTCGATCACCAAGGACGGCGTGACCGTCGCCAAGGAGATCGAGCTCGCCGACCCGGTCGAGAACATGGGCGCGCAGATGGTGCGCGAGGTCGCTTCGAAGACCTCCGACGTCGCCGGCGACGGCACCACCACCGCCACCGTGCTCGCCCAGGCGATCTACCGCGAGGGCGCCAAGAACGTCACCGCCGGTGCCAACCCGATGGAGCTCAAGCGCGGCATCGACCTCGCCGTCAAGGCCGCCAACGGTGCCATCGACAAGCTCGCCAAGCCGGTCGAGGGCAAGGAGATCGCGCACGTCGGCACGATCTCGGCCAACAACGACCCGGAGATCGGCCGGATCATCGCCGAGGCGATGGAGAAGGTCGGCAAGGACGGCGTGATCACCGTCGAGGAGGCCAAGGGCCTCGAGACGACCCTCGAGGTCGTCGAGGGCATGCAGTTCGACCGCGGCTACCTGTCGCCCTACTTCGTCACCGACGCCGAGCGGATGGAGTCGGTGCTCGAGGGCGCGAAGATCCTCATCTACGAGAAGAAGATCAGCTCGATGAAGGACCTGCTCCCGATCCTCGAGCAGGTCGCCCGCCAGGGCAAGCCGTTCCTCATCCTCGCCGAGGACGTCGAGGGCGAGGCGCTGGCCACGCTGGTGGTCAACAAGCTGCGCGGCACGCTGCAGATCTCGGCGGTCAAGGCCCCGGGCTTCGGCGACCGCCGCAAGGCCATGCTCGAGGACATCGCCATCCTCACCGGTGGCAAGCTGATCTCCGAGGACCTCGGCATCAAGCTCGAGAACGTCAAGTGGGAAGACCTCGGCGACGCGAAGAAGGTCTCGATCACCAAGGACGACACGACGATCGTCACCGACACCGACGACAAGAAGCGCCGCGAGGCGATCGCCGGCCGCGTCAAGCAGATCCGCGCCCAGATCGAGGAGACCACCTCGGACTACGACCGCGAGAAGCTGCAGGAGCGGTTGGCCAAGCTCGTCGGCGGTGTGGCGGTGATCAAGGTCGGTGCTGCCACCGAGACCGAGATGAAGGAGCGCAAGGCCCGCGTCGAGGACGCCATGCACGCCACGAAGGCGGCGGTGGAAGAGGGCATCGTCGCCGGCGGCGGCGTGGCCCTGCTGCGCGCCATCAAGGCGGTCGACGACGTCAAGGCCGAGGGCGACGTCGCGGTCGGGGTGAAGATCGTGCGCCGCGCGCTCGAGGAGCCGTCGCGCCAGATCGCCATCAACGCCGGTGAAGAGGGCTCGATCGTCGTCCGCGACATCCTCTCGCGCGAGGGCAACGTCGGCTACAACGCGGCGACCGACAAGTACGAGGACCTGGTCAAGGCCGGCGTCATCGACCCGGCGAAGGTGACCAAGACCGCGCTGGTCAACGCGGCCTCGATCGCTGGCCTGATGCTCACCACCGAGGCGATGATCAGCGAGATCAAGGAGAAGGAGCCCAAGGCGGGCGGCCCGGGCGGCATGCCGGGCGGCATGGGCGGGATGTACTGA
- a CDS encoding polysaccharide biosynthesis tyrosine autokinase, giving the protein MNQPVPPLSPAQGSLPLASPPPMAPFDPSRELGAPEPEIHLADYLRIVQERWRLIALLTAICALLGFVSYLVTPKLYSGTTTILIERRLSVPVKNAAEGAWENYYNIEFYPTQYKLLQSRGLAERVVQNLRLDQDPLFNPGRAALAATAAGSAAADEAALGALAGRVLGGLAVNPVRNTQMVDITFVSTSPELAARVANGVAETYIDWGIETRSALAGKASVFYGSQVEAIKQEIQDKENQLVAYSRRNDIVTLDSGGNVVLSRLESLNQDLAKAASERIGKGARLAELQAATEESAAEILDDTFVVQLRTELISMERDYSTRLNTYKPEWPAMVELKTKIETARRNLKQAARDALEKARESARADYQTAQRREGSLTAEINQLKAENRTINSAAIEYNNLKVEISTRRALLDDLLRQQSSTDVTSRLQATRESNVRVVDRALVPGGPFRPSLRRNLSLGGGVGLLLGLGLAFLLHYMDRTVKTSEQVERELGIPVLAVVPDIASATRSYGYGLLGRYGGAYGYGYGYGTYGYGATKGGGKRRPIATRTGKQAKSGDEDTRIELVPHLRPRLPVSEAYRALRTALLLSSARELRVVVVTSAVPGEGKTSTAANLAVVLSQLGKQVLLVDGDLRKPRLHEVFKASNRSGLVNILTGSAEPEKTIFRTEIPNLYFTPSGPTPPNPSELLSSERMRDFVNLVRSRFDIVLIDSAPVLAVTDSTLLGSMSDGVVLCLCVGYVLRQDARACRDRLGMADVRILGAVLNRFRIGAGTSRGGYSSYQAYAAAGYGDEEAVRGGRKSGTEAAL; this is encoded by the coding sequence TTGAACCAACCGGTTCCACCGCTCTCCCCGGCCCAGGGCAGCCTGCCGCTCGCTTCGCCGCCGCCGATGGCGCCGTTCGACCCGTCGCGCGAGCTCGGCGCGCCGGAGCCCGAGATCCACCTCGCCGACTACCTGCGCATCGTCCAGGAGCGCTGGCGTCTCATCGCCCTGCTCACTGCCATCTGCGCCCTGCTCGGCTTCGTCTCCTATCTGGTCACCCCGAAGCTCTACAGCGGCACGACGACGATCCTCATCGAACGCCGGCTCTCCGTGCCGGTCAAGAACGCCGCCGAGGGTGCCTGGGAGAACTACTACAACATCGAGTTCTATCCGACCCAGTACAAGCTGCTGCAGAGCCGCGGTCTCGCCGAGCGGGTGGTGCAGAATCTGCGGCTCGACCAGGACCCGCTGTTCAATCCGGGACGCGCGGCGCTCGCCGCCACCGCCGCCGGCTCGGCCGCGGCCGACGAGGCGGCGCTCGGCGCGCTCGCCGGGCGCGTCCTCGGGGGACTGGCGGTCAATCCGGTCCGCAACACCCAGATGGTCGACATCACCTTCGTCTCGACGTCGCCGGAGCTGGCGGCACGGGTGGCCAACGGCGTCGCCGAGACCTACATCGACTGGGGCATCGAGACGCGCTCGGCGCTCGCCGGCAAGGCCTCGGTCTTCTACGGCTCGCAGGTCGAGGCGATCAAGCAGGAGATCCAGGACAAGGAGAACCAGCTCGTCGCCTACAGCCGGCGCAACGACATCGTCACGCTCGACTCCGGCGGCAACGTGGTGCTCTCGCGGCTCGAGTCGCTCAACCAGGACCTCGCCAAGGCGGCGTCGGAGCGGATCGGCAAAGGGGCACGCCTCGCCGAGCTCCAGGCGGCGACCGAAGAGAGCGCCGCCGAGATCCTCGACGACACCTTCGTCGTCCAGCTGCGCACCGAGCTGATCTCGATGGAGCGCGACTACTCGACGCGGCTCAACACCTACAAGCCCGAGTGGCCCGCGATGGTCGAGCTCAAGACCAAGATCGAGACCGCGCGGCGGAACCTCAAACAAGCCGCTCGCGATGCGCTGGAGAAGGCGCGCGAATCGGCGCGCGCCGACTACCAGACGGCGCAACGCCGCGAAGGCTCGCTCACCGCCGAGATCAATCAGCTCAAGGCCGAGAACCGCACGATCAACTCGGCGGCGATCGAGTACAACAACCTCAAGGTGGAGATCTCGACGCGCCGCGCCCTGCTCGACGACCTGCTGCGGCAACAGTCCTCGACCGACGTCACCTCGCGCTTGCAGGCCACCCGCGAGTCGAACGTCCGGGTCGTGGACCGCGCGCTGGTGCCGGGCGGACCGTTCCGTCCGTCGCTGCGGCGCAACCTCTCGCTCGGCGGCGGCGTCGGTCTGCTGCTCGGCCTGGGGCTCGCCTTCCTCCTCCACTACATGGACCGCACGGTCAAGACGAGCGAGCAGGTGGAGCGCGAGCTCGGGATCCCCGTGCTCGCCGTGGTGCCGGACATCGCCTCGGCCACCCGGAGCTACGGTTACGGTCTGCTGGGTCGGTACGGTGGCGCCTACGGCTACGGCTACGGCTACGGGACCTACGGCTACGGGGCGACGAAGGGCGGCGGCAAACGCCGTCCGATCGCCACGCGGACGGGCAAGCAAGCGAAGTCCGGCGACGAGGACACCCGCATCGAGCTGGTGCCGCACCTGCGTCCCCGACTCCCGGTCTCGGAGGCCTATCGGGCGCTCCGCACGGCGCTGCTGCTCTCCTCGGCCCGGGAGCTGCGCGTCGTGGTGGTGACCTCGGCCGTTCCCGGAGAGGGCAAGACCTCGACCGCCGCCAACCTCGCGGTGGTGCTGTCGCAGCTCGGCAAGCAGGTGTTGCTGGTGGACGGCGACCTGCGCAAGCCGCGCTTGCACGAGGTGTTCAAGGCGTCGAACCGGTCGGGGCTGGTCAACATCCTCACCGGCAGCGCCGAGCCCGAGAAGACGATCTTCCGCACCGAGATTCCGAACCTCTACTTCACCCCGTCCGGTCCGACGCCGCCGAACCCCTCCGAGCTCCTCTCCTCGGAGCGGATGCGGGACTTCGTCAACCTCGTGCGCTCGCGCTTCGACATCGTGCTGATCGACTCGGCGCCGGTGCTCGCCGTCACCGACTCGACGCTGCTCGGGTCGATGTCGGACGGCGTCGTGCTCTGCCTCTGTGTCGGCTACGTCCTGCGCCAGGATGCTCGCGCCTGCCGCGACCGCCTCGGGATGGCCGACGTGCGGATCCTCGGTGCGGTGCTCAACCGCTTCCGCATCGGCGCCGGGACCTCTCGCGGCGGCTATTCGAGCTACCAGGCGTACGCCGCCGCCGGCTACGGTGACGAAGAGGCCGTTCGAGGCGGCCGGAAGTCGGGCACCGAGGCGGCACTTTGA